GAACGGATCAGGCAAGACAACCCTCTTAAAACATCTCAACGGCCTGTTAAAACCGTCAAAGGGAGAAGTATATTTTAAGCAAAAACCATTGGACTCTTTTCCTCCAAGGGAAATATTTCAGCGAGTGGGCATGGTATTTCAGGACCCGAATGACCAATTATTTGCACCAACCGTATGGGAGGATGTGGCATTCGGCCCTTTCAACCAGGGTCTTACAAAAAATGAAATTGACCATGCAGTAGAGGAGGCACTCACTCAGGTAGACATGATACCCTATGCAAAGAAGACCGTAGACGCTTTGAGTTACGGCCAGAAAAAGCGGGTGTGTGTTGCGGGTGTGCTTGCCATGAAACCGGAAGTGCTTGTTCTGGACGAACCGGCATGCGGACTGGACCCTGCCGGTGTCACCTCCTTGATGAAATTACTGAGTGGTCTGAACGTGCAACGTGGTCTCACTATTATCATGGCAACAAATACCGTGGATTTTGTACCGGTTTATATGGATCGTCTGGCGGTTATGTATCAGGGGAAAATTCTCACAGAAGGGATTCCAGAAGAGGTATTTTCAAATACCGGCGAGATAAAGCAGGCCCATCTTGAACTTCCACAGATTGCTCAGTTAATGCAACTATTACGGGACGAAAATAACATCCCCATGGATCGCCTGCCTCTTACGGTTGGTGAAGCAAGAAAATTTTTGGCGCACGTACTTGATAGCAATTGTCCCGCAACAAAGGCTACAGACATGAAAATGATCTAAGCTGCTCAATCTTTATGTACCTATGAAGATAGAAAACTGAGAGGAAATACGGAGTAGATTATGTTTAAGGGACACGGTGGAAAAAAGGGACTCCTTCCCGGGAAAGAACACAACGACATCCTTGACTTTAGCGCAAATATCAATCCCCTCGGTTATCCCGAAGGCGTCCGTACCCGTATCCTCAAAAACTTTGATACTATTCTGCATTATCCTGACATAGATTGTACTGATTTAAAAAGATTTATCGCTCAAAAGATTGCACGTTCACCTGATGAAATTATCGTGGGAAACGGTTCTACGGAATTGTTTTATTTAATACCCCGCGCTTTGAGGCCAGAAAAAGGGATTACCTTTCAGCCTACCTTCAGTGAATTTGCCGAGGCATTGAAATGCAGCAACACACAGGAAATTCCTATTCCCCTGGAGGAAAAGAATGCATTTTCTTTTTCTTATAAAAGAAAATATTTCCGTGACAGTAAGGCAAAGCTAGCTTTTCTTTGTAACCCTAATAACCCGACGGGACAACTGACAGACAGGGAGGTAATACTGAGCATGGCAAGGAAGCATTCCGACGTAACATTTGTTGTGGATGAGGCGTTTATGGATTTTGTTGGAGAGTCGGAGAAGTACAGTGTTGCCAATGAAGTTGGCGATATAAAGAATTTGATTGTCGTAAAATCACTGACAAAATTTTACGGTTTTCCCGGTTTACGAGTCGGATATCTTGTTGCCAATGCAGATATTGTAAAAATGCTTACAAACTACAAGGAACCATGGACGGTAAACAGCTTTGCTCAATACGCCGTCATGGAAGCAATGGGAGATACGGAATTTATTTCAAGGAGCAGGGAATTCGTATCACAGGAGAAGCGCTATTTACGAAAGGAGTTGTCTAATATTCCGGGAATTCTCCCCTTTAAGCCTGCAGCAAATTTCATCTTCGTGAAAATACTTTTAAACACGATAACCTCTGCTTTCTTATACGATCTCTTGTTGGAACATGACATTGCAATTCGTGATTGTTCCAATTTCAGAGGTCTGGATGACACCTATTTTCGGGTAGCGGTCAGAACAAGAAAGGAAAACAAGAAGCTTGTTCAAACATTAAAAAGGGTTCTCATTTCAGCAAAACACGATGTCGTACAGGAACAGCAAGCATGCCAAACAAATCCTGCATAAAATTTTCTGGCACGGTATCGCTTCTTTCTTCTCTACATCCTACGGTGTCTTCATGAAGAAACCAGCAATAATGATACAGGGTACAGGCTCTCATGTAGGGAAGAGTATTTTGGCGTGCGCCTTGTGTCGTATCTTGAAGCAGGACGGCTTTCGGGTTGCGCCCTTCAAGGCACAGAATATGGCCTTAAATTCCTATGTAACGAGGGATGGAAAAGAAATGGGACGCGCTCAGGTGGCACAGGCAGAAGCTGCCGGAATCGAACCGGCCGTAGAAATGAATCCCATACTTCTGAAGCCTACGGGAGATTGTGGCTCTCAGGTGATTATCATGGGCACACCAATAGGAAACATGACGGCCAAAGAGTATTATCAGAAAAAAGCTGAGTTTGTATCGGTTGTCCGGAATGCATACGATACGCTGAAAAGCCGTTATGACATTATCGTAATTGAAGGCGCTGGCAGTCCGGCGGAGATCAACCTGAAGGATGGAGATATTGTCAATATGGGTATGGCAGAGATGGCATCAGCCTCCGTGCTGTTAGTGACTGATATTGATCGGGGCGGCGCGTTTGCATGGATCGTGGGGACATTGGCCTTGTTAACTGAAAAAGAAAAAATGATGATACAAGGTGTTGTATTTAATAAATTCCGTGGTGATAAAAAAATCTTGGAACCAGGCCTGAAAATGCTTGAGAATCGGATCAATAAGCCTGTTGTCGGTGTCATTCCTTACCTCCACAACCTGTGTATCGATGACGAGGATTCCGTTTCTCTTGAGTATCATCATGCTGAAAACAAGCGCTCAGAAGAAAATCGGATACTTGATATTGTGGTAATTAAACTGCCACGCATATCCAATTTCACCGATTTTTCTGTGTTGAACCATGAGCAGGATGTGCGGGTACGATTTGTGGATAGAGCAAATCATATCGGCAAACCCGATCTGCTTATTATTCCCGGCACAAAAAATACCATTGGGGATCTTACATTTTTAAAAGAAACGAATATTTTTGAAAAAACTATCGGACTGTCAAGGCAAAACACCGTGATAATCGGTATTTGTGGTGGATATCAAATGCTGGGCAAACGGATTCATGATCCCTATCATGTAGAATCTCCTGAAGACTCCATACAGGGTCTGGGACTATTGAATACGGTAACCACCTTTGCCCGTGAAAAAAGAACGCATCAGGTAAAAGCACATATGCTGGAAACGAATTTTTTCCCATGTGTTGACAGGCAAATATTGTCGGGTTATGAAATCCATATGGGAGAGACAATGCTTCTTGACGGCAGGACAGCAAAACCCTTTGCACGAATTACAGAACGCGCAGGAGAAAGGGTAGAAGTGCTGGATGGGTGTGTCTCTCCAGCCGGTACGGTAATGGGAACCTATATCCACGGCATATTTGACAATGAAGGATTTCGGTCAATACTCTTAAACTCCTTGAGATTAAAAAAGGGTTTAACACCAAAGAGAAATACGATAGGATATAAATTTGTAAAAGAAGAAAACTATAATGAACTTGCCGATATCGTGCGTAAAAATTTGAATATGGATATGGTATATTCTGTATTAAATGGAGTACCCACATCTGTTTGATAGCCATTATTGCATCATGAAACATAATTGCGTATGAAGGGAAAAAAGAATTTATTCAAGATAATTTCATGCCTTCAAATAATTATCCTGGTATGTCTGGTTTTGTGTAATTATGCGGGAAATGTAACAATCAGTAAACGGTATGAGCGTTACCCCTGTGAAAACCATCAATGCGGATGTGAAACGGCATTGGAATGTAAAACGAATTGCTGCTGTGTTTCCAACGTAAAGAGTTATTCCTGTCAAAAACACGATACGATGCATAATAAATCCATCAATGCATTTCTCAGAAGTGCAAAGTGTAAATCAGGAAACAGCGATTCAACTGATACAACCTCTGCAGCCAAGCTTTATCTTGATATGTGGAATATGCAGATAAAAGAATCGTTTTTGTGTTTTCATTTCAATGTCCAACAAACTTCTCTCCTTGATCCAAACCTGCCACCTCTGGAAAAACCCCCCAAATATAGTATCTGAAATATCATCCAATAAATAGTACAACTCGTAGACGTACCAGAAGTAGAAAAAAGTTTCGCAACGGGTGTTCAAAGTCAATATGCCTGCGTCCATGTCTGGGAATTTCAAAGTTTCTCATATTCACTGTGCGTAAGCACAGAGCCAAAATAGCGTAAAACAACGATAGGGACGTCGTTATAGCTATTTTGTAAGAGTTGCGCCTGTCTGCGTGCTACGCACAGGCAGGCAGGATGTGCCTAACTCGATGTTAAGGAATTTCAAAGTTTTGAGCTCGGCAATAAATAAATCCACCCCCTAAATCCCTTCCCAAGAGGGGATTTAGGGGTGGGTAAAAATGAAAAGTCTTGGGTTTTGTCTTTTAAAACCCAACCTAATTTAAGACATGGTACAGCCGTAGTTTGTATGTAATTTTCTATGATAGTCCGATGTTCTCTTATGACTGGTACATGTTATTTCCTGTGGTAAACATCGCATTGATACATATATTTAGGAGGAATCTTTTCATGAAAAATTTTTACAGTAAGCCGCCGTATATTGTTTTTTCCCTTGTTGTGGCCGTTCTCTTTATGGCATGTAATAGAAATATTCGGTGTTGTATTTATTAAAAACAGAAGGTACTCAGGATTATGAATTTGGTGACACGGTTAAGGCAAACATGGGAGCAACGTTTCATATTATTGACCAGGAAAAAACTCCTACCCTGAATATTTTATCTGAGGTCATCGGGCAATTTGCCAATAAGGATGAACAGGAAGGAGACACAATTGAGGATACAGGAGGTACCGTTGTTTTTTTAGCGCCAGGGGTGTCTTCTCAGTTAACGGAAAATCTAACTACCACTCTGTCGGTGCCGATACCGGTACACCAGCATCTTGGTGGTATACACCAGGAACTGGATTTCAGCGTCCTTTTCAGTGTAAGTTATGCATTTTAGTTTACTTTTTACTTACTACAGGCAGAAAATCCGATTCTTTTGCGGCGGTAGTTGGGATTATGTCTGATGCCGAATACCGACAAATTCAAAAAAGAGTGAATTGTTTTTCCTTTTTAATTTACTAAAACAATGGAAAATTTACAAGGTGTCGGGGTTTAAAAAACCATCTGGTGTTGAAGTGGAAAGGATCTTTGGGCCTGATGCAGAAGTGCCTCATTTACTGGTGGACAAAGATTGATTTCATAGCAGGAAATGGATACAACCAAGTCCAGTCACCGATT
The sequence above is drawn from the Candidatus Brocadiaceae bacterium genome and encodes:
- a CDS encoding cobyric acid synthase; the encoded protein is MKKPAIMIQGTGSHVGKSILACALCRILKQDGFRVAPFKAQNMALNSYVTRDGKEMGRAQVAQAEAAGIEPAVEMNPILLKPTGDCGSQVIIMGTPIGNMTAKEYYQKKAEFVSVVRNAYDTLKSRYDIIVIEGAGSPAEINLKDGDIVNMGMAEMASASVLLVTDIDRGGAFAWIVGTLALLTEKEKMMIQGVVFNKFRGDKKILEPGLKMLENRINKPVVGVIPYLHNLCIDDEDSVSLEYHHAENKRSEENRILDIVVIKLPRISNFTDFSVLNHEQDVRVRFVDRANHIGKPDLLIIPGTKNTIGDLTFLKETNIFEKTIGLSRQNTVIIGICGGYQMLGKRIHDPYHVESPEDSIQGLGLLNTVTTFAREKRTHQVKAHMLETNFFPCVDRQILSGYEIHMGETMLLDGRTAKPFARITERAGERVEVLDGCVSPAGTVMGTYIHGIFDNEGFRSILLNSLRLKKGLTPKRNTIGYKFVKEENYNELADIVRKNLNMDMVYSVLNGVPTSV
- a CDS encoding ATP-binding cassette domain-containing protein, which gives rise to MVILQVSKVRYQYHDGTYALSGVCLNIKRGEMLAILGQNGSGKTTLLKHLNGLLKPSKGEVYFKQKPLDSFPPREIFQRVGMVFQDPNDQLFAPTVWEDVAFGPFNQGLTKNEIDHAVEEALTQVDMIPYAKKTVDALSYGQKKRVCVAGVLAMKPEVLVLDEPACGLDPAGVTSLMKLLSGLNVQRGLTIIMATNTVDFVPVYMDRLAVMYQGKILTEGIPEEVFSNTGEIKQAHLELPQIAQLMQLLRDENNIPMDRLPLTVGEARKFLAHVLDSNCPATKATDMKMI
- the cobD gene encoding threonine-phosphate decarboxylase CobD, with protein sequence MFKGHGGKKGLLPGKEHNDILDFSANINPLGYPEGVRTRILKNFDTILHYPDIDCTDLKRFIAQKIARSPDEIIVGNGSTELFYLIPRALRPEKGITFQPTFSEFAEALKCSNTQEIPIPLEEKNAFSFSYKRKYFRDSKAKLAFLCNPNNPTGQLTDREVILSMARKHSDVTFVVDEAFMDFVGESEKYSVANEVGDIKNLIVVKSLTKFYGFPGLRVGYLVANADIVKMLTNYKEPWTVNSFAQYAVMEAMGDTEFISRSREFVSQEKRYLRKELSNIPGILPFKPAANFIFVKILLNTITSAFLYDLLLEHDIAIRDCSNFRGLDDTYFRVAVRTRKENKKLVQTLKRVLISAKHDVVQEQQACQTNPA